The sequence ATTGGGTCTGGCATCATTCTTTTTAGCTGTGCCGATAGGCATCTATTTTCTCGTTACGCGCGGGTTTTACCTTCTGCCGATATTCATCATAGGCGCGATATTTGTGTTATGGTACACCAGTCACATTACGCATATAGTCGGCATGCCGGAATTAGCCGCCGGCTTAGGACTTGGAACATTGCCTGTATTCGGCACATTTATGATACTAAACGGCAGCTTCGCCTGGGAGGCATTATTCGCCTCGGTACCATCCGGATTATTGGTCTGCAATCTTCTCTTGCTGAATGAATTCCCCGACATTGAGGCTGATAAAACAGGCCGCCGTAAAACACTGCCGATAATCTTAGGAGCAAAAAAAGCGGCTGTCATTTACTCGATGCTTATTATATTGGTATATTTATGGGTTATTGGCGGCGTACTATTAAAGCTTATGCCGATTTGGAGCCTGCTGGCGCTATTAACTTTGCCTTTGGGCATAAAAGCAATTAAAGGCGCGATGACATTCAAAAAGATAGAGGAACTCATACCGGCTCAGGGCGCTAATGTTATGACTGTTTTATTGACTCAGCTTCTACTGGCGGTTGGGTATGTTTTAGCAAGAGTGATAAGTTAGTTGGATAGCGCAATGGGAATTTACATCGATTTTAAGATTGCGCTCCAAAGACTATCATAAGAGCAATCAATTTCCAGCGGGAGTATTAATTATATGAAAAAGAAGTCGTCAAATACCAGCGGCTTGACCATACTTGGTCAAAAAGCCAAACCGGGTAAAAAACTCGAATCATTCCCTAATCGTTCGCCAAATAGATATTATTTAGTAACGCTTGAAACCGATGAATTTACCTGCATCTGCCCGATTACCAAACAACCGGATTTTGCCTCTATTCGAATACAGTACGTGCCGGATAAAAAAGTCTTGGAGTCGAAATCATTCAAGCTATATCTATGGTCGTTTCGCAATAAGGGCGTATTTCATGAACATGTTGTCAATGTTATGCTGGATGATTTCACCAAGGCTGTCGATCCCCATTGGTGCAGAATCACCGGCGATTTCAATATCAGGGGCGGCATCGGGATTACAGTTGAGGCCGAACATACAAAAACATCCGAGGCAAAAGAAGCGATAGGGCTATAGGAATTACTATCATGGGAAAAACAAGTTACCGTTGGTTCGTGTTTATTGCGGGCATCTTTATTTCAACCTTGATAATTTCAAATATCATCGCGGTTAAGCTGGTCAATATATTCGGTTTATATCTTCCCGCCGCAGTGATATTATTTCCCTTAACCTACATTGTCGGGGATGTTCTCACTGAGGTGTATGGGTATGCGCGCGCCCGTCAGGTGATATGGATTGGCTTTTTCTGCAACCTGCTGGCGGTTGGCGCTATCTGGTTGGCAGGGCTTCTGCCAGCCGCTCCATTCTGGAACGCCGGCGCGTATGGTTCAGCAGCTGAGGCGCAGAATGCTTATAAGGCTATTCTCGGTTTTGCTCCTCGTTTGTTGGCGGCGTCATTTATCGCTTATCTTGCCGGCGAGTTTCTCAATTCGTATGTGCTGG comes from Candidatus Zixiibacteriota bacterium and encodes:
- a CDS encoding prenyltransferase, whose amino-acid sequence is MSVKVYLLETRPQFLLLSPILVMLGMGMALYNGNFNTLNFALSMIGLLLLHISVNTLNDYSDFKTGIDLNVKRTPFSGGSGLLPSGALSASSVLKLGLASFFLAVPIGIYFLVTRGFYLLPIFIIGAIFVLWYTSHITHIVGMPELAAGLGLGTLPVFGTFMILNGSFAWEALFASVPSGLLVCNLLLLNEFPDIEADKTGRRKTLPIILGAKKAAVIYSMLIILVYLWVIGGVLLKLMPIWSLLALLTLPLGIKAIKGAMTFKKIEELIPAQGANVMTVLLTQLLLAVGYVLARVIS
- the queF gene encoding NADPH-dependent 7-cyano-7-deazaguanine reductase QueF, with translation MKKKSSNTSGLTILGQKAKPGKKLESFPNRSPNRYYLVTLETDEFTCICPITKQPDFASIRIQYVPDKKVLESKSFKLYLWSFRNKGVFHEHVVNVMLDDFTKAVDPHWCRITGDFNIRGGIGITVEAEHTKTSEAKEAIGL
- a CDS encoding queuosine precursor transporter gives rise to the protein MGKTSYRWFVFIAGIFISTLIISNIIAVKLVNIFGLYLPAAVILFPLTYIVGDVLTEVYGYARARQVIWIGFFCNLLAVGAIWLAGLLPAAPFWNAGAYGSAAEAQNAYKAILGFAPRLLAASFIAYLAGEFLNSYVLAKLKVSTSGRFLWLRTIGSTIVGQGVDSAIFISAAFWGVFPASSLWMAIVSQWLFKAAYETIATPLTYYVVNKLKRIEGTDYYDTDTNFNPIKVFFN